Proteins from a genomic interval of Acinonyx jubatus isolate Ajub_Pintada_27869175 chromosome B4, VMU_Ajub_asm_v1.0, whole genome shotgun sequence:
- the LOC106965701 gene encoding LOW QUALITY PROTEIN: taste receptor type 2 member 8-like (The sequence of the model RefSeq protein was modified relative to this genomic sequence to represent the inferred CDS: substituted 1 base at 1 genomic stop codon) yields MASILKNVFMILFAGEFIMGILGNGFIILVNCIDWIRNXKFFVIDFIITCLAISRIVLLCIIILGIGLDVPCEEIWNKNNQLIRFEILWTGSNYFCTTCTTCLSVFYFFKIANFSNPIFLWIKWRIHKVLLMIVLAAVFSFCLSLPFKDTVFMSLIKNKVNAERNWTVSFTMRTYELFLSHMLLNIMFIIPFAVFLASFVLLIRSLWSPTRQMKGRGGDPITKVHVRAMKSMISFLLFFFMYYLSTIMMNLAYVILDSLVAKIFANTLVFLYPSGHTFLLILWTSKLKQASLCVLKKLKCLHLRKPTHP; encoded by the coding sequence ATGGCAAGCATATTGAAGAACGTATTTATGATACTGTTTGCTGGAGAATTCATAATGGGGATTTTGGGAAATGGATTCATTATATTGGTTAACTGTATTGACTGGATCAGGAACTGAAAATTCTTCGTAATTGACTTTATTATTACCTGCCTAGCTATTTCCAGAATAGTTCTGTTGTGCATAATAATTTTAGGCATAGGTTTAGATGTACCTTGTGAAGAAATATGGAACAAGAATAATCAACTAATAAGGTTTGAAATCCTCTGGACAGGATCCAATTATTTCTGCACAACCTGTACCACCTGCCTCAGtgtcttctatttcttcaagATAGCCAACTTTTCCAACCCTATTTTCCTCTGGATAAAATGGAGAATTCACAAAGTGCTTCTCATGATTGTACTGGCCGcagtcttctctttctgcttgtcTCTTCCCTTTAAGGATACAGTGTTTATGAGTCTGATCAAAAACAAGGTAAACGCGGAAAGAAATTGGACAGTGAGTTTCACAATGAGAACATATGAGTTATTTTTGTCTCATATGCTCCTGAACATAATGTTCATCATCCCCTTTGCAGTGTTTCTGGCTTCCTTTGTCCTTTTGATCCGTTCCTTATGGAGCCCCACCAGGCAGAtgaagggcagaggtggggatcCTATCACAAAAGTTCATGTGAGAGCCATGAAGTCTATGATTTCATTCCTACTCTTCTTCTTTATGTACTATTTGAGCACTATTATGATGAATTTGGCCTATGTCATCCTAGATAGTTTGGTGGCAAAGATTTTTGCTAATACActagtatttttatatccatcTGGCCATacatttcttctgattttatgGACCAGCAAATTGAAACaggcttctctctgtgtcctgaaGAAGCTGAAGTGCCTGCATCTAAGGAAACCCACACACCCATAA